The Chitinophaga lutea genome contains the following window.
GGCCCGGCAACGCCAGCGCCGGCAGCTGGTAGCAAACCGATTTGCCGCCGCCCGTCGGCATCAGCACCAGGGTATCGTTCCCCTGCAGTACATTTTCGATGATTGCCTGCTGGTTATGCCTGAATTCCGCGTAGCCGAAATGATGTTTTAACAGAGTTAACAATGATGATTGTTGCATGCTCAATACTTGAATTATAGCCCCCGGCAAATATAGGGATAAATACCCTCAACGGGGAAAGGCGGGAAAATCAACCCTGAAATGCCGGAAAAGCCGCCTGAAATGTATCCGGCCGCAGCGCCTCCCGGGTTACCTTTGCAGCGGGAGCACTTTTTTGTTATATTCAGCTATGAAAGTAAAACATCTTGCTATATACGGGTGTGTCATCACCATCCTGTTTCAGCTCACTTTCTTTTACCAGAACATTGGCCTGCTGGACCTGTTCACCTGCTCGGTGTTTTCCTCCGCCATCTGGCTGGGCACCGCCTGCGTTACGCTGGGCGTGCGCAAAAAGGTGCCGGGCATCAACAACCGCAACAAACGCCTGCGCATCATCATGGCACAGCTCGTTCCCCTCACCGTGGCCTGCACCCTGCTCAACGGGCTCCTGGAGCAGCTGCTGAACATGTCGAAAATCCGCTGGCAGTCGTTCGTGCAGATCGAAGGCATGACCATCATCATTTCCCTGGTGGTGGTGGGGATATACGAAGGACTGTATTACATCAAACAATGGCAGCAGTTACACGAGCAGTCGGAGCAGCTGCGCAAGATCAATTTCGACAGCCAGTACAAATTCCTCGAAGACCAGATCAAACCGCACTTCCTGTTCAACAGCCTCAACACGCTCAGCTCGCTGATCCATGCAGACCCCGATAAAGCCGAACATTTTGTGGAAGAAATGTCGTCCGTATACCGCTACCTGCTCAGGAAGAACCAGCGCGAGCTCACCACGCTGCAGGAAGAACTGGCTTTCATCGAATCGTACGTGCTGATGCTGAAAACCCGGTTCGACGATGCGCTGCTGATCAGCATCGACATCGGCGAACAGCACCTCGACTACCTGCT
Protein-coding sequences here:
- a CDS encoding sensor histidine kinase, yielding MKVKHLAIYGCVITILFQLTFFYQNIGLLDLFTCSVFSSAIWLGTACVTLGVRKKVPGINNRNKRLRIIMAQLVPLTVACTLLNGLLEQLLNMSKIRWQSFVQIEGMTIIISLVVVGIYEGLYYIKQWQQLHEQSEQLRKINFDSQYKFLEDQIKPHFLFNSLNTLSSLIHADPDKAEHFVEEMSSVYRYLLRKNQRELTTLQEELAFIESYVLMLKTRFDDALLISIDIGEQHLDYLLPPFVLQLLVENAVKHNVATPERPLKISIHTDGAHNLHIENNLQKKDTSGYSEKTGLLNLTERYRLLEKSEQLYILEETHRFKVIVPLIHTDQFSPIHVSKSS